The genomic DNA TCGCGCGTCGTCTGGATCGGGCGTCCCGCGGGCGAGGTGAGGAGCAGGAGCAGTGGCACCCGGCCGCCCGCGACCGCGGGATGATCGGTGAGGCCGAACAGCGCCTGCACGCGAACGGTGACGGCGGGGCCGCCCTCCGCCGCATAATCGATCGCGTGCGCGCTTCCGGCGGGTGTGGTGAACTGCTCGGGCGCCAGCCGGTCGATCGCCTTGCGCCCCTCCCAGCCTATCAGCGCATCCAGCGTCCCCGACAGCGCGCCGGGGTCGATCTCGCTCAGCCTGCGACGCCCCGCCGCGAGCAGCGGCAGCCATTCGTCGAGCGTTGCGAGCAGCGCCGCGTCCGACAGATCGGCGATCGCCGGATCGTAAGAGCGGGCGAAGGCGCCGCGGGTGCGGAGCGAGCGTGCATTGGCACTCCACGGCAGGCGGTCAAGGCCGTGGGCGCGGACGCCTTCGACCAACGCGGCGGTCACCGCTTCCGGATCGGGGCGGCTGTCCTGTCCGCCCAACAGCAGGATCGCGCCCAGCCGACGCCCGCGCGCCGCGGTGACGCCCCCGGTGGCGGGATCGAATGTGACCGACGCGCCGGTCGCGATCCGATCGGCGAACAGCGCTTCGACCGTGGCCTCGTCGATCGCAGCGGCGGAGAGGATGCGTGCCCCGGCCGCGGTGCCGCTGACCTCGGCCACCGCCAGCCAAGTCTCGCGCGCCAGCGGCGACAGCGGATCGAGCCGGAACCCGCGCCCGCCCGCCGAAAGCCAGTCCGCCCCATCGCCGCCCCGCCGCTTGGCAACGCGATCGGGAAAGGCGAGCGCGACCAGCTCCCCGGCACCCCCTTCCCTGCCAAGGGAGGGGCCGGGGGTGGGTGACGAGCGAAGCGAGCCTTGGGGAGAGGACGCCAGCGCTGCCCAGCGCCGCGCCAAACCCCGCGCCGCTTCCGCCCGCCGCCCGCGCTCGCTCCGCCAGCGCCGGAGCCGCAAGTCCAGATCGACATCGCTGCCGCCGAGCCCGCGCTCGGAAAGCAGCACCGCCACCTCCGCCCCCTCGCGCGCGCGGCCGAGCGTCTCGGCCTCGATCAGCATGTGCGCGAGCCGCGGCGGCAGCGGCAGAGCCGCGATGCGGCGGCCATGCGGCGTCGGGCGTCCGTCTTCGCCGATCGCGCCCAGCGCTGTCAGCCGGCGCCGCGCTTCCGAGACGGCGGCGTCGGGCGGCGGATCGATCCAGGCCAGATCGCGCGGATCGGCGACGCCCCAGATCGCAGCATCGAGCGTCAGCGCGGAGAGGTCGGCCTCCAATATCTCGGGCGAGTCGAAGCGCGGCAGGCCAGCGGTCGCCGCTTCCTCCCACAGGCGATAGACGATGCCCGGCCCCTGCCGCCCTGCGCGGCCCGCGCGCTGGGTCACGGCGGCCTGGCTCGCACGCTCGGTGACGAGCCGGGTGACGCCCGCCGCACGATCGTATCGCGGGCGCCGCGCGAGGCCCGAATCCACCACGATCCGCACTCCGTCGATGGTGAGGCTGGTCTCCGCGATCGATGTCGCGAGCACGACCTTTCGCCCGGCTGACGGCGCGATCGCGGCGCGCTGCGCGGCGGGGTCGAGGCTGCCGTGCAGCCGGTGGAGCGCGATGCCCGGCGGCAGCGGCTCCAACCGCTCGGCGGTGCGCTCGATCTCGGCGACGCCGGGCAGGAAGGCGAGCAGGCTGCCTTCCGTTTCGCCCAGCGCGCGGCGGATCGCGGCGGCCATCGCATCCTCGATCCGCGCCTCAGCGCGTCGGCCGATATGATGCAGCGTAATCGGATGGCTGCGGCCCGCGCTTTCTATCACTGGCGAGCCGCCCATCAGCGCGGCGAAGCGCGCGCCGTCGAGCGTCGCCGACATCGCGATCAGCCGCAGATCGGGCCGCAGCGCCACCTGCGCGTCGAGCGCCAGCGCAAGGCCGAAATCGCTGTCGAGGCCGCGCTCGTGCACCTCGTCGAACAGCACGGCGGAGACGCCCGCCAGCTCGGGGTCCGCCTGGATGCGGTTGCGGAATATGCCTTCGGTCAGCACCGTGATCCGCGTCGAGGCGGATCGCTTGCTGTCGAGCCGCGTCGCATAGCCGATCGTGCCGCCAGGCTTCTCGCCCGCCAGCTCCGCCATCCGCTCCGCCGCCGCGCGCGCCGCGAGGCGGCGCGGGGAGAGGAGCAGGATCTCGCCCCCGCACCACGGCTCGGCGAGCAGCGCGGGCGCCACGGCCGTCGTCTTGCCCGCTCCGGGCGGCGCGACCAGCACGGCGTTGGACCCGCCGCGCAGCGCCGCGAGCAGCTCCGGCAGGACGGCGTGGATCGGCAGCGTCACGCGTCGATCGGGATATGCCCCGGCTGCGCGGCGACGCGGTCCAGCCAGGAGCGAACGTTGGGCCAGCGCGCGAGATCGAACCCGCCTTCGTCCGCGACATGAGTGTAGGCATAGAGCGCGATGTCGGCGAGGCTCAGCGCTTCGCCCACGAAGAAGGTGCGATCTTCGAGATGCTTGTCCAGCAGGTCGAGCGCCGCCTCGCCCGCCGCCCGCTTGGTGTCGATCTGCGCCTTCTGCGCGGCGCTCAGATTTTCCTCGCCGACGAAGGCAATCCAGAAGCGCAAAGTCGCGATATTGGGCTCGTGATTATATTGCTCCCAGAACATCCAGTGCAGCATGTCGGCGCGCTCGAACGGATCGGTCGGGATCAGCGTCGAGCCCTCAGCAAGGTGGAAGCAGGCCGCACCGCTCTCCGGCAGGAAGCGTTCGCCGATCTGCAGCACCGGGATGCGGCCGTTGGCATTGACGCTGGCCAGAAACTCGGCCGTCCGCGTCGCCCCGCTCAGGATATCGTAGCCCCGCCGCTCCAGCGTCAGCCCGAGATGCGCGGCTGTCAGCCGGATTTTGTAGCAATTGCCCGAAGGCGCATATTCGTGAAGAATAAGCTTTTCCACGTCCGGTCTCCTGCTTTCGGTCCTTTGGCGGAAATGGCCCGCTTTCAAAACCGAAATCCCGTTTGTCTCCGGAGCCGGCTAACCATCCGCATAGTTACGTGCTTCTGCTCACGTGGTGCATGTGGCCAAGCGCCGATACGACGCAATTGGGGGCCGATATGGATCGCCGGACATTTATTGCGGGTTCGCTGGCGGCGGTCGCTGCCGGCCCGGCCAGGGCTAACCAGGCTGGCACACCGGAGGCAGCGGGCTTCTGGGCGCCACTCCAGCGGCAGGTGGGCGATCGCCTGCTAGACGTCCGATCGCCGCTTGTCGCCGCGGCGCGTGGGGACACGGATATCGGCGCGCTCATGCGGCAGCTCAAGAACCCCTATTATCTGGGCGATGAGCCGGGTCTTACCCAGACGCTCGGCTGGACTGGTGCGTGGACCAGCCAGCCGAGCCTGAAGGCCGTTGCTGCCCGATCGGTCGAGGACGTGAGCGCCGCCGTGCGCTTTGCGCGGGACTCCAAGGTGCCGTTGGTCGTCAAAGGTGGCGGGCACAGCTATTTCGGCAATTCCAATCGCGCGGGATCGCTGCTCGTCTGGACCCGTCGGCTTCGCGACGTGCAGTTGCACGATGCGTTCAAGGGTGCGGCATGGCCTGCGGACGCTCCGCCGGTGCCGGCCATCTCGGTCGGCGCGGGCTGCATCTGGGGAGAGGTCTATCGCGCGGCCGCGCGGCAGGGCCGATACGTCCAGGGCGGCGGCTGCCTGACGGTCGGCGTCACCGGGTTCACCCTTGGCGGCGGCTTCGGCTCCTTCTCGAAACAATTCGGCACCGGGGCAGCGAATTTGATCGAGGCCGAGATCGTCACCGCGGACGGCTCACCCCTCGTCGTCAACGCGCATTCGCATCCCGATCTCTTTTATGCGTTGCGCGGCGGTGGCGGCGGCACCTTCGGCATCGCCACGCGGCTGACCATGAAGACGCATGATCTTCCCGAGCGGTTCGGCGCTGCGATCTTCGACGTCGCCGCTGCCGATGATGCCGCGTGGCGCACGCTGGTAGGGCGCGTCGTGGATTTCTACGCGGAAGACCTGTTCAACTCCCATTGGGGCGAACAGATTCGGTTCAACCGCGGGCGACGCCTCAGCGTGTCGATGGTCTGCCACGGCTTGGACGAAGCGAGGATCAGGCAAGTGTGGGAGCCGTTCCTTGGGTTCCTGCGGTCCCGGCCCGCTGACTATGCGCTCAAGGCGGAGCCCATGATCGTCGAAATTCCAGGCCGCAGCTTCTGGGACCCGGAATTTCTGCGGAGCGTACCCGGCATCGTCCTGGGCGACGACCGGCCGGGCGCCCCGAAGGAGAATATCTTCTGGGCCGGCAATCTCGGCGAGGCTGGACAGACGCTCCACGCCTATCAGTCCGCCTGGCTCCCGGCAGACCTGCTCGCCCCGGCGCGCCGCGGGGCGCTGGTCGATGCGCTGATCGCGGGAGCCGGAGAATGGAGCGTGACACTGCACATGAACAAGGGTCTGGCTGGGGGAACGGCGGACGCACTCGGCGCGACACGCGAAACCGCGACGAATCCTGCCGTCCTCGACGCCTTCGCATTGCTCATCTGCGCGGCGGACGGTCCCCCGGTCTGGCCGGGCATAGAGGGCCATGCCCCCGACACCGCGTTAGCACGGAAGGAGGCGGAGCGGGTTGCAAGCGCAATGGCGCCGTTCCGGACGCTTGTCCCCAATGCCGGCGCCTATATGTCGGAGGCGGACTATTTTCAGCCCGACTGGCAGCAGGCCTATTGGGGCAGCAATTATCCGCGACTCGCAGCGGTCAAGCGCCGCTACGACCCCGGCAACCTCTTTCGCGGCCATCATTGCGTCGCGCCCGCATAATGCGGATGCAACTCCTCAGCCGGCAGATTCCATGGTCAGCACGATCTTGCCGACATGTTCGCTGCTTTCCATCCGCGCATGCGCTTTGGCGGCGTCGGCGAGAGGGAAGGTGGAATCGATCACCGGCTTCAATTCGCCCGCCTCGACATGCGGCCAGACGGTGCGGTGGAGCTCCTCAGCCACCAGCGTCTTGAACTCCACCGATCGCGGGCGGAGCGTCGATCCGGTGAGGGTCAGGCGGCGGACCATCAGATCGAATATCGCGATCTCCGCCTTGGCGCCGCGCTGCATAGCGATCGAGACGTGGCGTCCCTCGATGGCGAGGCACTGGAGGTTGCGCGGCAGATAATCGCCGCCGATCATGTCGAGCACAACCGCGACGCCCGCACCGCCGGTGATGCGCTCAACCTCGGCGACGAAATCCTGAGTGTTGTAGTCGATGGCATGCGCCGCGCCGATCTCCAGCGCCCGCGCGCACTTTGCGGCGGAGCCGGCGGTAACGATCACTTTGAGGTCGAACAGCGTGCCGAGCTGGATCGCCATCGTCCCGATCCCGCTGGTGCCGCCGTGAACCAGCACCGTGTCGCCGGGAGCCGCATAGCCGCGCTCGAACAGATTGACCCAGACGGTGAAGAGGGTTTCCGGCAGCGCCGCGGCCTCGACCATCGTCAGCGCGTCGGGGACCGGCAGGCACTGGCCAGCGGGCGCGGCGCAATATTCGGCATAGCCGCCGCCCGCGACCAGCGCGCATACACGCGTTCCCAGCAGCGCTTCCTCGGCGCCGTCGCCGAGCGTGACGACTGTTCCCGCAACCTCCAGTCCGGGCCACGCCGCCGCACCGGGCGGGGAGGGGTAGAGGCCCTTGCGCTGCATCACGTCGGGCCGGTTGACGCCCGCCGCAGCGACCTGAATCAGCACTTCGCCCGCGCCGGGCTTCGGCACCGGCCGCTCGAACGGCTTGAGCACCTCCGGCCCCCCGGGCGCCTCGAAATCGATCGCGGTCATCGTCTGAGGGATAGTGGTCATCGCGCAACGCTCCCCGGCCGGCTTCGCATCCGCCCGCCGCGCTTGTTGACTTGGCCGCGCCCGGGGGTCAACTTTCGCCCATGGATCTCGACGATCTCTTTCCGGGCAAGCCGGAAGATCCGCTGACGCTGCTCCAGCGCCAGGATCTCGATCCGCTGTCCGTCGACGAGCTCACCGCGCGCATCGCCGCGCTGGAGGCCGAAATCGCTCGCATCAAAGCGAAAATTACCGCCGCCGTTAACCATCGCGCAAGCGCCGACGCTCTATTCCGAAAGTGATGGAACGCCGGGACTTGCCTGTGCCGCTCAGCGCCTTTCCCGCCGTCCGCTTGATGATCGTGCGACGAGGCACGACATTAAGGGCAAGCCGCCCGTAGCGCGACGCTCGCGGGCCACCAGGAGTTTGAAATGCCGTCATTTGCCCGCGAACTCGAACAGACGCTGCACGGCGCGCTCGCCGAAGCGAGCAACCGCCACCACGAATATGCGACGCTCGAGCATCTGCTGATCGCCCTTATCGACGATGCCCATGCCTCCAAGGTGATGCAGGCTTGCGGCGTCGACACCGGCGAGCTGAAGGCTGCAGTGAAGAATTATCTCGATACCGAGCTCGAGGCGCTGAAGGTCGATGCCGGGACCGATCCCTCGCCGACCAGCGGCTTCCAGCGCGTCGTCCAGCGCGCGATCCTCCACGTCCAGTCCTCGGGCCGCGACGAGGTGACCGGCGCCAACGTGCTCGTCGCGCTGTTCTCCGAGCGCGAAAGCTATGCCGTCTATTTCCTCCAGCAGCAGGATATGAGCCGCCTCGATGCGGTGAGCTACATCAGCCACGGCGTCGGCAAGGGCGAGGTCTCTTCGGACGCGCCCGAAGTGAAGGGCGCCGAGGAGCCCAAGGCCGACGAGGGCAAGAAGAAGAGCGAGAGCGCGCTCAAACAGTTCACGATCAACCTGAACGAGAAGGCGCAGGACGGCCGCGTCGATCCGCTGATCGGCCGCGGGCCGGAGGTCGATCGCACGGTGCAGATCCTCTGCCGCCGCTCGAAGAACAACCCGCTCTACGTCGGCGATCCCGGCGTCGGCAAGACCGCCATCGCCGAGGGCCTCGCGCGCAAGATCGTTGAGGGCGACGTCCCCGATGTGCTCAAGCCCGCCGTCATCTATTCGCTCGACATGGGCGCGCTGCTGGCGGGCACCCGCTACCGCGGCGATTTCGAGGAACGGCTGAAGGCGGTCGTCAACGAGCTCGAAAAGCTTCCGCACGCGGTGCTGTTCATCGACGAGATCCACACCGTCATCGGTGCGGGCGCCACCTCGGGAGGCGCGATGGATGCGTCGAACCTGCTCAAGCCCGCGCTGTCGGGCGGCACGATCCGCTGCATCGGATCGACTACCTACAAGGAATTCCGAAACCATTTCGAGAAGGACCGGGCGCTGCTCCGGCGCTTCCAGAAGATCGACGTCAACGAGCCGACCGTCGAGGATACGATCAAGATCCTCGCCGGCCTGCGCTCGGCGTTCGAGGATCACCACAGCGTCAAATACACCCCCGACGCGATCAAGTCGGCGGTCGAGCTGTCGGCGCGCTACATCAACGACCGCAAGCTGCCCGACAAGGCGATCGACGTGATCGACGAGGTCGGCGCAATGCAGATGCTGGTGCCGCCGTCGAAGCGCAAGAAGACGATCACCACCAAGGAGATCGAGGCGGTGATCGCGACGATGGCGCGCATCCCGCCGAAGAGCGTCTCGACCGACGACAAGAAGACGCTCGAGCATCTCGATCGCGATCTGAAGCGCGTCGTGTTCGGCCAGGATGCGGCGATCTCGGTGCTCTCGTCGGCGATCAAGCTCAGCCGTGCTGGCCTGCGTGATCCCGACAAGCCGATCGGCAACTATCTCTTCTCCGGCCCGACCGGTGTCGGCAAGACAGAGGTCGCGCGCCAGCTTGCCAGCATCATGGGCATTCCGCTGCAGCGCTTCGACATGTCGGAATATATGGAGCGCCACTCGGTCAGCCGGCTGATCGGCGCGCCGCCGGGCTATGTCGGCTACGATCAGGGCGGTCTCTTGACCGATGCGGTCGATCAGCATCCGCACAGCGTGCTGCTGCTCGACGAGATCGAGAAGGCGCACCCCGATCTGTTCAACATCCTCCTGCAGGTGATGGATAACGGCAAGCTTACCGATCACCACGGCAAGACGGTCGATTTCCGCAATGTGATCCTCATCATGACCACCAATGCGGGCGCCAGCGACATGGCGCGCGAGGCGGTGGGCTTCGGTGCCATGACCCGCGAAGGCGAGGACGAGGAAGCGATCAAGCGGATGTTCACGCCGGAGTTCCGCAACCGCCTGGATGCGGTGGTGCCGTTCGGCTACCTGCCGACCGAGGTCGTGGCGCGGGTGGTCGACAAGTTCATCCTCCAGCTCGAGCTCCAGCTCGCCGACCGCAACGTCCACATCGAACTGGACGACGAGGCGCGCGCCTGGCTCACGGCACGCGGCTACGACCGGCTCTACGGCGCCCGGCCGATGGCCCGGCTGGTGCAGGAGAAGATCAAGCAGCCGCTGGCCGAGGAGTTGCTGTTCGGCAAGCTCATCCACGGCGGCGAGGTCAAGGTCCGCATCAAGGACAACGCCCCCGCCTTCGAGATCACCGGCGCGCCGCCCAAGGCCGGGCGGAAGAAGGCCAAGAAGGCGCCGCCCGAGAAAAAGCCGACCGAACAGGCGTAAGAACAAGCCCCCTCCCCCGCAGCCCGCGGCGGAGGGGCTTTTCATTGCCGAGCCCCAGGCGCAAAAGGCTGCTCCCGCACCAAGGAGAGCAAGCGATGGCCGAGCTGACCCTCTACACAAACCCCCAGTCGCGTGGGCGGATCGCTCGGTGGATGCTGGAGGAGGCGGGCGAGCCTTACGAGACGGTAATCCTCGGCTACGGCACCAGCATGAAGTCCGCCGACTATCTGGCGGTGAATCCGATGGGCAAGGTGCCCGCGATCAAACATGGAGAGACAATCGTCACCGAGGCGGCGGCGATCTGCGCCTATATGGCCGATGCTTTCCCCAATGCCGGGCTCGCGCCGCCGGTGGACCGGCGCGGCGATTATTATCGCTGGCTGTTCTTCGCCGCCGGGCCGTTGGAAGCGGCGGTTACCGCCAAGGCGTTTGGCCTGCTCGTCCCCAAGGAGAAATCCGCCGCGGCTGGTTACGGCACCTATGAGGATGTGATCTACGCACTGGAGGGTGCGGTGAAGGACCGGGAATATATTGCGGGTGACCACTTTTCCGCCGCCGACGTCTATGTCGGATCGCAGATCGGCTGGGGGCTGATGTTCGGCACGATCGAGAAGCGGCCGGCGTTCGAAGCCTATATCGCGCGGCTGCACGCCCGTCCGGCCGCCCAGCGCGCCAACGAACTGGACGATGCCGCCGTTGCGGAAGCCGAAACACAGGGAGCAAGCGCATGAACCCCGAGACCCGCGCCGCCGCCGTAGCGCTCTACGATCGCTTCACCCACGAAGGCATGGACCGCCGCGTGTTCATGGAGCGGCTGACGCGCATCGCGGGCGGCGCGGCGGCGGCCAATGCGCTGCTGCTGGCGATCGCCGCCGATCCCGCCGCGGCCGCGATCACCAAGGCGGACGATCCCCGGCTGGTGATCAAGAAGGGCTCGCTCGGGCTCAAGGGCATCGCGCTCGACGGCTATGTCGCCGCGCCGAAGGACGCCAAGGGGAAGCTCCCCGCGCTGATCGTGGTACACGAGAATCGCGGGCTCAACGCGCATATCGAGGACGTTGCGCGCCGCTTCGCACTCGAAGGCTTCTTCACCGTCGCGCCCGATTTCCTGACGCCGGCCGGCGGCACGCCCGCGGATGAGGATGCCGCCCGCGCCGCGATCGGCAAGCTCGATTACGATGCCGCTCTCGCCGCCGCGATCGCGGAGATCGACGCGCTGAAGGCGCTCGCCAGCACCAACGGCAAGGTCGGCGTCGTCGGCTATTGCTGGGGTGGCGCGTTCGTCAATCGGCTTGCCGTCGCCGCGGGCGATCGCTTGAGCGCGGGTGTCTCCTATTACGGTCCCGCGCCAGCGACATCGGAAGCAGCGAAGGTGAGCGCCCCGCTGCTGATCCAACTCGCCGGCCGCGACGCGCGGGTTAATGCGACGGCGGAGCCTTGGGCTGCGGCCTTGAAGGCGGCTGGCAAACAGGTGCAGGCGGTGACCTATCCCGACGTCGATCACGCCTTCAACAACGACACTTCGGCGGAGCGCTACAACAAGGCGGCGGCGGACAAAGCCTGGGCGGCGAGCATCGCCTTCTTCCGCCAGCATCTCGCCTAGATCGCTACGCCAGCCCCAACGAAAAAGGCCCGGCGTTTCCGCCGGGCCTTTCGCTTTCGTATCGCCTTCCGCGCTTAGTCGCGCTGGCCCATGAACTGGAGCAGGAAGGTGAACATGTTGACGAAGTCGAGATAGAGCGACAGCGCGCCCATGATCACGGTCTTGCCCATCATGTCAGTGCCCGCGACATGGAAGTACAGGCTCTTGATGCGCTGCGTGTCATAGGCGGTGAGGCCGGCGAAGATCAGCACGCCGATGGCGCTGATCGCCAGTTGCATCACGCTCGACTGGACGAAGAGGTTGATCAGCATCGCCACCAACAGGCCAACGACGCCCATGATGAGGAACGTGCCCATGCCGGACAGGTCCTTCTTGGTGGTGTAGCCGAACAGGCTGAGGCCGGCGAAGGCCGCGGCCACCGCGAAGAAGGTGGTCGCGATCGAGGTTCCGGTGAAGACCAGGAAGATCGACGCCATCGACAGGCCCATCACGGTCGCGAACGACCAGAAGAGCAGCTGCAGCGTGCCGTAGCTGATGCGGTTGATGCCAAAGCTCATCACCATGACGAACGCCAGCGGCGCAAACATGATGAGATATTTGAGGATGCCGGGGCCCATCAGAATCTGAGCTGCCATGCCGCTCTGCGCGAACAGCAATGCGACGATGCCCGTCAGCAGCACGCCCGAGGTCATGTAATTGTAGACCGACAGCATGTACGAGCGCAGGCCGGCATCGACCACGGCGCCGTCACGGCCGACGCCGGTGGCCGGCGCACCCTGCGCGGCGGTCATTCGCGGGTCAGACCAATTCGCCATTTCCGTTGCATCTCCTTTCGCGGCGGAACACCCGCCGTCCTCTCGGTAATATCGTGTGAAACGGCCGAAGGTTCAAGGAAAAGCGGGATTAACCACACTGGACCGCCGGTTTCAGGGGGTTAGGGTGCGGCCATGCACCGGCTGTTCGTCGCCATCCGCCCGCCGCGGGACATTCGCGCGCAGCTCCTGTCGATCATGGGCGGCGTATCCGGCGCGCGCTGGCAGAGCGACGATCAGCTCCACCTGACGCTCCGCTTCGTGGGTGAAGTGGACCGGCACGTCGCGGCCGATGTCGCTGCCGCTTTGGGGTCGATCCACCACCCGCGCTTCTCGATCGCGCTCGCCGGGCTCGGCAGCTTCGACAAGCGCGGCATTCGCGACAATCTGTGGGCGGGGGTGGCGCCGCACGAGCCGCTCAAGACGCTCCACAACAAGGTCGATCAGGCCGTGTCGCGCGCCGGCATCGCGCCGGACAGCCGCGCGTTCCTGCCCCACATCACACTGGCGCGGCTCAACCGCGCGAGCGGGCCGATCGACGGCTTCGCGGAGCAGAACGGCGGGCTGGCGAGCGCGCCGTTCGAGGTCGATCATTTCGCGCTCTACGAAAGCACAATGACGCCGGAGGGTGCGCATTACACGATCGCCGAGCGGTATCGATTGGATTGAGATCATGCGCTGGTCGTCACCCCGGCGCAGGCCGGGGCCCAGTCCGAGCAGAGAAACTGGATCCCGGCCTTCGCCGGGATGACGGGCAGAAGGGTCAGCAGCCCGCCGCGGTGAGCAGGCGGTCCACCATCGGCGCATAGCTGGTGCCGAACAGGCGCAGGTGCACCAGCGCGGGAAAGAGCTGGTAGAGCGGGCGCCGCATCCGCCAGCCCGGCTCCAGCGCGCCATAAGCCTCGTCGAACGCTTCGGGCGGGCTGTCGAACAGCGCCAGCATAGCCAGATCGACTTCGGCATGGCCGTGATAGCAGGCCGGATCGATGAGCGCGGCGAGCGCGCCGTCGCGCACCAATATGTTGCCGCCCCACAGATCACCGTGGAGCAGCGCGGGCGGCGGCGCGGCGGGGAGCAGATCGGGCAGGTGTCCGGCGAGACATTCGACCCGCTCGCGCCAGGGCTTGTCGAGGACGCTCGCGGTGGCGACCAGACGTTGTTCGCCCCAAAAGGCGGGCCAGTCGCTGCGCTCGCGATTGTCGAGCGCGACCGTGCCGAGCGCATAATCGACCGGCCAGCCGTAACGCTCGGCGGTGACCGCATGGAGCCGCGCCACCGCCGCGCCGACCGACGCCCAGGCGCGGGCGCTCATCACGCCGTCGTTGGCGATATGCTCGAGCAGCAGCACGCCCGCGAACTCGCCTTCGATGGCGGGGGCGGGGACGCCGGCATTGGCGATGGCGCGCAGCATCGCCGCCTCGGTGCCGGTCGCCGCGCCGCCCTTGGCGACGCTGGTGCGGCCATCGGCGCGATCGACGAGAAGGATTTCGGAGAGATCGCCGCCGCCGAGCCGGTGCAGATGCTCCTCCGGCGTAGCGGTGAGTGCGGCGACGGTGCGCGCGAAGGCGCTCATCGGCCGGTC from Allosphingosinicella indica includes the following:
- a CDS encoding dienelactone hydrolase family protein, encoding MNPETRAAAVALYDRFTHEGMDRRVFMERLTRIAGGAAAANALLLAIAADPAAAAITKADDPRLVIKKGSLGLKGIALDGYVAAPKDAKGKLPALIVVHENRGLNAHIEDVARRFALEGFFTVAPDFLTPAGGTPADEDAARAAIGKLDYDAALAAAIAEIDALKALASTNGKVGVVGYCWGGAFVNRLAVAAGDRLSAGVSYYGPAPATSEAAKVSAPLLIQLAGRDARVNATAEPWAAALKAAGKQVQAVTYPDVDHAFNNDTSAERYNKAAADKAWAASIAFFRQHLA
- a CDS encoding Bax inhibitor-1/YccA family protein, whose protein sequence is MANWSDPRMTAAQGAPATGVGRDGAVVDAGLRSYMLSVYNYMTSGVLLTGIVALLFAQSGMAAQILMGPGILKYLIMFAPLAFVMVMSFGINRISYGTLQLLFWSFATVMGLSMASIFLVFTGTSIATTFFAVAAAFAGLSLFGYTTKKDLSGMGTFLIMGVVGLLVAMLINLFVQSSVMQLAISAIGVLIFAGLTAYDTQRIKSLYFHVAGTDMMGKTVIMGALSLYLDFVNMFTFLLQFMGQRD
- the thpR gene encoding RNA 2',3'-cyclic phosphodiesterase — its product is MHRLFVAIRPPRDIRAQLLSIMGGVSGARWQSDDQLHLTLRFVGEVDRHVAADVAAALGSIHHPRFSIALAGLGSFDKRGIRDNLWAGVAPHEPLKTLHNKVDQAVSRAGIAPDSRAFLPHITLARLNRASGPIDGFAEQNGGLASAPFEVDHFALYESTMTPEGAHYTIAERYRLD
- a CDS encoding fructosamine kinase family protein; translated protein: MSAFARTVAALTATPEEHLHRLGGGDLSEILLVDRADGRTSVAKGGAATGTEAAMLRAIANAGVPAPAIEGEFAGVLLLEHIANDGVMSARAWASVGAAVARLHAVTAERYGWPVDYALGTVALDNRERSDWPAFWGEQRLVATASVLDKPWRERVECLAGHLPDLLPAAPPPALLHGDLWGGNILVRDGALAALIDPACYHGHAEVDLAMLALFDSPPEAFDEAYGALEPGWRMRRPLYQLFPALVHLRLFGTSYAPMVDRLLTAAGC